From Candidatus Manganitrophus morganii, the proteins below share one genomic window:
- a CDS encoding 4Fe-4S binding protein, with amino-acid sequence MPVWVDPEKCNGCHGASQPPCLRMCPGDLIVKDHTANKAYLKYPEDCWDCLPCVKVCPEEAIEFHLAYQFGGKGAKLIPHIHKSHDQISWELIDTQGNSETFTIRTKLMPVALDEKVEGGTQTLDFSI; translated from the coding sequence ATGCCTGTTTGGGTAGATCCAGAAAAGTGCAACGGCTGTCATGGAGCCAGCCAGCCCCCCTGTCTTCGGATGTGTCCGGGTGACCTGATCGTCAAGGACCACACCGCCAATAAGGCCTATTTGAAATATCCGGAAGATTGCTGGGACTGCCTCCCCTGCGTCAAAGTCTGTCCCGAAGAGGCGATCGAGTTTCATCTCGCCTACCAGTTCGGAGGGAAGGGCGCCAAGCTGATTCCCCACATCCATAAATCGCACGATCAGATCTCCTGGGAGCTGATCGATACGCAGGGAAACAGCGAGACGTTCACCATCCGAACCAAACTGATGCCGGTGGCGCTCGATGAAAAGGTCGAAGGGGGAACACAGACGCTCGACTTTTCGATTTAA